A genomic segment from Streptomyces antibioticus encodes:
- a CDS encoding DUF317 domain-containing protein produces MSGAEKPPVLAQVAPRYLAGGGDPRWVTAPLQKAFRWQPAHIPLSPVVRLTRRDRQAELLLSPDPDDHWWTLHHTGSSTEKAWTIRFGARTPAEIVAAATDALTTGTAHSSVDLMQVLEHAGWKHSVLDHQVSSPDGFVIVSRHPLGALHIEVTAHDGPWASEPTARPAWRAYFSDHTPPHLAAAVLAGMVSTEPLLRDEKAMVPFLRYSVRIARERVPAHQAEYALWDRVDRLAALRTGTPLPPQPPGGSLPRRTR; encoded by the coding sequence GTGAGCGGGGCCGAGAAGCCGCCGGTGCTGGCCCAGGTAGCTCCGCGCTACCTGGCCGGCGGCGGGGATCCGCGGTGGGTGACCGCCCCGCTGCAGAAGGCTTTCCGCTGGCAGCCGGCCCACATCCCCCTGAGCCCGGTCGTACGGCTCACCCGCCGCGACCGCCAAGCCGAACTGCTGCTGTCACCGGACCCGGACGACCACTGGTGGACCCTGCACCACACCGGGAGCAGCACCGAGAAGGCGTGGACCATCCGCTTCGGCGCCCGGACCCCGGCAGAGATCGTCGCCGCGGCCACCGACGCCCTCACCACCGGCACGGCCCACAGCTCTGTCGATCTGATGCAGGTCCTGGAGCACGCCGGGTGGAAGCACTCCGTCCTGGACCACCAGGTCTCCTCCCCGGACGGATTCGTCATCGTCTCCCGGCACCCGCTCGGCGCGCTGCATATCGAGGTCACGGCCCACGACGGCCCCTGGGCCTCCGAGCCGACCGCCCGTCCGGCCTGGCGGGCGTACTTCTCCGACCACACCCCACCCCACCTGGCCGCCGCCGTCCTCGCCGGCATGGTCTCCACCGAGCCGCTGCTGCGTGACGAGAAGGCGATGGTCCCCTTCCTGCGCTACAGCGTCCGCATCGCCCGCGAGCGCGTTCCCGCCCATCAGGCCGAGTACGCCCTGTGGGACCGGGTCGACCGCCTCGCCGCCCTCCGCACCGGCACGCCGCTGCCGCCACAGCCGCCCGGCGGGTCGCTGCCCCGCCGCACCCGCTGA
- a CDS encoding DUF317 domain-containing protein: MSKRQQWTGWGQAQQAQQHYLVEPRYLAGGGDLRHVGEFLRASGWKDIARSSGTMLAFDSPDQMVRVAYQPPGGWQVHGAAHGHQPAWQVTLTPQTPVEIVAGLTDALTKPRSAHAPNVWAPLTEKSWSMQQDDYFVAQSPDRHAVVQYVQAGGDGSQNHWWVGARNEHGPVWNAQATASTPLHLVQSLTTALADPEPVMRPLGHVPLSNRIRVTSVSVMPHQLGAWQQARISAARAAAWSRNWVSSRARTGSKASGYARTR; the protein is encoded by the coding sequence TTGAGCAAGAGACAGCAGTGGACCGGCTGGGGCCAGGCCCAGCAGGCGCAGCAGCACTACCTGGTCGAGCCCCGCTACCTGGCCGGCGGCGGGGACCTGCGCCACGTAGGCGAGTTCCTGCGCGCGTCGGGGTGGAAGGACATCGCCCGCAGCTCCGGCACGATGCTCGCTTTCGACTCGCCCGACCAGATGGTGCGCGTCGCCTACCAGCCGCCGGGCGGCTGGCAGGTCCACGGGGCCGCGCACGGACATCAGCCTGCCTGGCAGGTCACCCTGACCCCGCAGACCCCGGTGGAGATCGTGGCGGGCCTGACCGATGCGCTGACCAAGCCGCGCTCGGCGCACGCCCCGAATGTGTGGGCGCCGCTCACCGAGAAGTCGTGGAGCATGCAGCAGGACGACTACTTCGTCGCCCAGAGCCCCGACCGGCACGCCGTCGTGCAGTACGTCCAAGCCGGCGGTGACGGCAGCCAGAACCACTGGTGGGTCGGCGCCCGCAACGAGCACGGACCCGTGTGGAACGCGCAGGCCACCGCGAGCACCCCGCTGCACCTGGTGCAGTCCCTGACCACGGCCCTGGCCGACCCGGAGCCGGTGATGCGCCCGCTCGGGCACGTCCCGCTCAGCAACCGCATCCGCGTCACCTCCGTGTCCGTCATGCCCCATCAGCTCGGCGCCTGGCAGCAGGCCCGCATCTCCGCCGCCCGCGCCGCAGCCTGGAGCCGCAACTGGGTCTCCTCCCGCGCCCGCACCGGCTCCAAGGCGTCCGGCTACGCGAGGACCCGATGA
- a CDS encoding glycosyltransferase, producing MTVVIATQLRPERLPYLQEMHASLTRQTVPWEAILVLDGADPALVPAPITADSRIRTLALPRPVGAACARNLGLNEVRTEFVNWADDDDVFPDWSLGVRLETFTDELGWVAGYSEDWLPDGSRRVWECPAPPGYHAAGDVVTYWPRPQDTIPVGPTTILARTRLVRAAGGMGGLVQGEDYMAAVGVTALAPGVLLPLPVYRYRKHDGQMTRGKQYEELELAARRHAHAFGHGLRNAITSRA from the coding sequence ATCACCGTCGTCATCGCCACCCAGCTCCGCCCCGAGCGCCTGCCCTACCTGCAGGAGATGCACGCCAGCCTCACCCGGCAGACCGTGCCCTGGGAGGCCATCCTCGTCCTCGACGGCGCCGACCCCGCCCTCGTACCTGCACCGATCACCGCCGACTCACGCATCCGTACCCTCGCCCTGCCCCGCCCGGTCGGCGCCGCCTGCGCCCGCAACCTCGGCCTGAACGAGGTACGCACCGAATTCGTGAACTGGGCCGACGACGATGACGTCTTCCCCGACTGGAGCCTGGGCGTACGCCTGGAGACCTTCACCGACGAGCTCGGGTGGGTCGCCGGATACAGCGAGGACTGGCTGCCCGACGGCTCACGGCGCGTGTGGGAATGCCCGGCCCCGCCCGGCTACCACGCCGCCGGCGACGTGGTGACGTACTGGCCCCGGCCGCAGGACACCATCCCCGTCGGGCCGACGACCATCTTGGCCCGCACCCGCCTGGTCCGGGCGGCGGGCGGCATGGGCGGCCTCGTCCAGGGCGAGGACTACATGGCGGCCGTCGGCGTCACCGCACTGGCCCCCGGCGTGCTCCTCCCGCTACCCGTCTACCGGTACCGCAAGCACGACGGGCAGATGACCCGCGGCAAGCAGTACGAGGAGCTGGAGCTGGCCGCCCGCCGCCATGCCCACGCGTTCGGACACGGCCTGCGCAACGCCATCACCAGCCGGGCGTGA
- a CDS encoding integrase: MVDGYSGSVAAYGAAVWPLEPLIANPGADRRSVHWAGFPPRSREEFRLIAWGMINQALPDWFLVGRPAWHTRVGASVLYAAVLEWRNLARWLDGRGDGGLATCTPAVMSQYARYLAARPGASRTTMTKTLSALTRLCAFDAISPAPLGLGIPFWDREGIDGYLPAQTSRGENTTEPIVPATMGPLLVWALRMVDDFANDILEAWQESNRLTARATTNPATPASKAALKRYLEDLTSRGAPVPSRQMFGKTLICARYVAAVTGCSPVQINALASTQRWQNLGEYVRRHAGPCPLAVPITGRVEGTPWTTVLDYTEAGALMRHLGTACFIVIAYLTGMRPGEVMALRTGCCPNPPSGRHLIHGRVFKGASDEEGNHNSAGEPRDVPWVAIPPVVAAVRVLERMVPAGGLLFDSAAHTFQHVRTSDGTSLGYEGLRTRTDDFVHWASATARRLGRPHEQIPDDPHGGIAVARFRRSLAWHIARRPGGLVALAIQYGHLRTSISAGYASRSRDGIHELLDIETARATADTLTTLNEDLAGGAGISGPAARRAVQAAAHSSAFAGSIRTPRQARDILDNPALAVYDNPHSLLMCVYQRDRALCHRTVPADSPSLNRCQPTCANIARTDDHAHQLLRRAASLDEQARSQAVPGPLAERLSRRAARLRSLAHDHARDRITLQENTP; encoded by the coding sequence ATGGTCGACGGCTACAGCGGTTCGGTCGCCGCCTACGGCGCGGCCGTGTGGCCGCTGGAGCCGCTGATCGCGAACCCGGGCGCAGACCGCCGCAGTGTGCACTGGGCAGGGTTTCCGCCCCGCAGCCGGGAGGAGTTCCGCCTCATCGCCTGGGGCATGATCAACCAGGCACTGCCGGACTGGTTCCTGGTGGGACGCCCCGCCTGGCATACCCGAGTCGGTGCCTCCGTCCTCTATGCCGCCGTCCTGGAATGGCGCAACCTTGCACGGTGGCTTGACGGCCGCGGTGATGGTGGCCTCGCAACGTGTACACCGGCGGTCATGAGCCAGTACGCCCGGTATCTGGCCGCCCGGCCGGGAGCCAGTCGGACCACGATGACCAAGACGCTGAGCGCCCTGACCCGTCTCTGTGCGTTCGACGCGATCAGCCCGGCGCCACTGGGCCTGGGCATTCCGTTCTGGGACCGGGAAGGCATCGACGGCTACCTCCCCGCCCAGACATCGCGCGGGGAGAACACCACCGAGCCGATCGTCCCGGCCACGATGGGCCCGCTGCTCGTCTGGGCGCTGCGGATGGTCGACGACTTCGCCAACGACATCCTCGAAGCCTGGCAGGAGAGCAACCGCCTGACCGCGCGGGCAACAACCAACCCGGCCACGCCGGCCTCCAAGGCTGCGCTGAAGCGCTACCTGGAGGACCTGACCTCCCGTGGCGCCCCGGTGCCCAGCCGTCAGATGTTTGGGAAGACCCTGATCTGCGCCCGGTACGTTGCTGCCGTCACCGGGTGCTCGCCTGTACAGATCAACGCTCTCGCCTCCACGCAGCGGTGGCAGAACCTGGGGGAATACGTCCGGCGACACGCCGGGCCCTGCCCCCTGGCCGTCCCGATCACCGGACGGGTGGAGGGCACGCCCTGGACAACGGTCCTCGATTACACGGAAGCCGGCGCCCTCATGCGGCACCTGGGCACCGCGTGTTTCATCGTCATCGCCTACCTCACTGGTATGCGGCCCGGTGAAGTAATGGCCCTGCGCACCGGCTGCTGCCCCAACCCACCGTCCGGCCGCCACCTCATCCACGGCCGGGTCTTCAAGGGCGCCTCGGATGAGGAAGGCAACCACAACTCCGCCGGCGAACCACGCGATGTCCCCTGGGTGGCGATTCCTCCGGTCGTGGCCGCAGTCCGTGTCCTGGAACGAATGGTGCCCGCCGGTGGGCTCCTCTTCGACTCCGCCGCCCACACCTTCCAGCACGTCCGTACCAGCGACGGCACCTCGCTGGGCTACGAAGGGCTGCGCACCCGAACCGATGACTTTGTCCACTGGGCGTCGGCCACGGCCAGGCGGCTGGGCCGTCCGCACGAGCAGATCCCCGACGATCCGCACGGAGGTATCGCGGTGGCCCGGTTCCGCAGATCCCTGGCCTGGCACATCGCCCGCCGTCCCGGAGGACTGGTCGCCCTTGCCATCCAGTACGGGCACCTGCGCACCAGCATCAGCGCCGGCTATGCCTCACGCAGCCGCGACGGCATCCACGAACTCCTCGACATCGAGACCGCCCGCGCCACCGCCGACACCCTCACCACCCTGAACGAAGACCTGGCCGGCGGAGCGGGCATCTCCGGTCCGGCCGCACGCCGTGCCGTTCAGGCCGCCGCCCACAGCTCTGCCTTCGCCGGATCCATCCGCACCCCCCGCCAAGCCCGCGACATCCTCGACAACCCCGCCCTGGCCGTCTACGACAACCCCCACTCCCTCCTGATGTGCGTGTACCAACGAGACCGGGCCCTCTGCCACCGCACGGTCCCCGCGGACAGCCCCAGCCTGAACCGCTGCCAGCCGACATGCGCGAACATCGCCCGCACGGACGACCACGCCCACCAGCTCCTGCGTCGAGCCGCATCCCTGGACGAGCAAGCGCGCTCACAAGCGGTACCCGGCCCCCTAGCCGAACGGCTCAGCCGACGGGCCGCACGTCTGCGGAGCCTCGCACATGACCATGCCCGCGACCGCATCACCCTTCAGGAGAACACCCCATGA
- a CDS encoding site-specific integrase, with protein sequence MPALAGWEDLAAREERAGIHVGDPILLSPDCRIDAVLSLYLCRSSFARLSPETKRNYTDDYCLFFDFLWGRGRTWSAATADDLWDFEDWRTRSPRNPRKVGGARWNRGLAALARLYEWAEQAGHVAVSPVMRRSVIGRYGTVVSVPVARAKNARSSEVRWLTPRAFRRWVDVGLRGHDAGGLPSLEWGGRLEDRNAAFADLLFSSGVRLTEGASLLTCEVPEVWLEGGRYCAGRLARAVTKSRRARTFYASATVVGGVEGYVESSRARAVRRAQADGRYEQLPVWRLVTHQTGHRRRLLHWRDQDGVAGQTSLSDATVEERMTLLVEGPGGPEPMWLWLSERGLPFRPASWEGVFRTATERCARVLSQVMEAPPFCTPHMARHSFALCMLVVLNHVMDRRMGLSPQERRDFRLLYGDPWRMVQDLLGHAQLETTRAIYLAPVADLQLRSLLADVTPVEGPVSEEELTVLFTRLARESVGIQDLDEKLVTR encoded by the coding sequence GTGCCTGCGCTGGCCGGGTGGGAGGATCTCGCAGCGCGTGAGGAGCGGGCGGGGATCCATGTCGGTGATCCAATTCTGCTGTCGCCAGACTGCCGGATCGATGCGGTGCTGAGCCTCTACCTGTGCCGTTCCTCGTTCGCACGGCTCTCGCCGGAGACGAAGCGGAACTACACCGACGACTACTGCCTGTTCTTCGACTTCCTCTGGGGCCGGGGCCGGACGTGGAGTGCCGCGACGGCGGATGACCTGTGGGACTTTGAGGACTGGCGGACACGGTCTCCGCGCAACCCGCGGAAGGTCGGAGGAGCTCGGTGGAACCGCGGGCTGGCCGCGCTGGCCCGGCTCTACGAGTGGGCGGAGCAGGCGGGGCACGTGGCGGTGAGTCCGGTGATGCGGCGGTCGGTGATCGGCCGGTACGGCACGGTGGTGTCGGTACCTGTGGCGCGGGCGAAGAATGCGCGGTCCAGCGAGGTCCGCTGGCTGACGCCGCGAGCGTTTCGCCGGTGGGTGGATGTCGGGTTGCGGGGTCATGACGCGGGCGGCCTTCCCTCGTTGGAGTGGGGTGGCCGGCTGGAGGACCGGAACGCCGCGTTCGCTGATTTGCTGTTCTCCTCCGGCGTGCGGCTGACCGAGGGCGCGTCGCTGCTGACATGCGAGGTGCCCGAGGTGTGGCTGGAGGGTGGGCGGTACTGCGCGGGGCGACTGGCACGGGCGGTGACCAAGTCCAGGAGGGCTCGTACGTTCTATGCCTCCGCCACTGTGGTGGGGGGAGTCGAGGGGTACGTGGAGTCGTCCCGGGCGAGGGCTGTACGCCGGGCACAGGCTGATGGCCGGTACGAGCAGCTGCCGGTGTGGAGGCTGGTGACGCACCAGACGGGCCATCGACGACGTCTGCTGCACTGGCGTGACCAGGACGGGGTGGCGGGGCAGACGTCCTTGTCGGACGCGACGGTGGAGGAGCGGATGACGCTTCTCGTCGAGGGGCCGGGAGGGCCGGAGCCGATGTGGCTGTGGCTGAGCGAGCGGGGTCTGCCCTTCCGTCCGGCGTCGTGGGAGGGCGTTTTTCGGACGGCGACCGAGCGGTGCGCGCGGGTGCTGTCGCAGGTGATGGAGGCTCCGCCGTTCTGTACTCCGCACATGGCCCGGCACAGTTTCGCTCTGTGCATGCTTGTGGTCCTCAACCATGTAATGGACCGGCGGATGGGCCTGAGTCCGCAGGAGCGGCGTGACTTCCGGCTTCTGTACGGGGATCCGTGGCGAATGGTGCAGGACCTGCTCGGCCATGCCCAGTTGGAGACCACCCGTGCCATCTATCTGGCACCGGTTGCCGATCTTCAGCTGCGTTCCCTGCTGGCGGATGTCACCCCGGTCGAGGGGCCGGTGTCCGAGGAGGAGCTGACGGTTCTGTTCACGCGTCTGGCGCGGGAGAGCGTGGGTATCCAGGACCTGGACGAGAAGCTGGTGACCCGGTGA
- a CDS encoding tectonin domain-containing protein: protein MADWVKVTGGLSAISAGSRTTVWGLNPANAIWRYTNYDGSPWINIPGGLSDIGAGADGTTWGVNGANQIFRYVGDQDGANPWKNVSGSLVRIDAGSRTNVWGVDSAGAIYRYTNYDANPWIKIPGGLSDIGAGADGTVWGVNGANQIFRYVGDQDGANPWRNVSGSLKRIAVGSRTNVWGIDPAGIIYRYTNNDASGTNPWIKIPGPSPATDIAAGADGTVWHVNGASEVYRYTGDQPS from the coding sequence ATGGCGGACTGGGTGAAGGTCACGGGCGGTCTCAGCGCGATCTCGGCGGGGTCCCGGACGACGGTGTGGGGGCTGAACCCCGCCAACGCCATCTGGCGGTACACCAACTACGACGGCTCTCCGTGGATCAACATCCCCGGCGGGCTGAGTGATATCGGGGCGGGCGCGGACGGCACGACGTGGGGCGTCAACGGCGCCAACCAGATCTTCCGGTACGTCGGGGACCAGGACGGCGCCAACCCGTGGAAGAACGTCTCCGGCAGCCTCGTCCGCATTGACGCCGGCTCCAGGACGAACGTGTGGGGGGTGGACTCCGCCGGCGCGATCTACCGGTACACGAACTACGACGCCAATCCCTGGATCAAGATCCCCGGCGGGTTGAGCGACATCGGGGCGGGCGCGGACGGCACGGTCTGGGGCGTCAACGGCGCTAACCAGATCTTCCGGTACGTCGGGGACCAGGACGGCGCGAACCCGTGGAGGAACGTCTCCGGCAGCCTGAAGCGCATCGCAGTGGGCTCCCGGACGAACGTGTGGGGCATCGACCCCGCCGGCATCATCTACCGGTACACCAACAACGACGCCAGCGGCACCAACCCGTGGATCAAGATCCCCGGCCCCAGTCCCGCCACCGACATCGCTGCCGGCGCCGACGGCACCGTGTGGCACGTCAACGGCGCCAGCGAGGTCTACCGGTACACCGGCGACCAGCCGAGCTGA
- a CDS encoding chitin binding peritrophin-A domain-containing protein has protein sequence MVAPATTSQAATAPVGFECESEGFHGDPDEPQKFHRCVDFGDGTFTQFDFWCSPGTIWDQSLTTCNHPWAVSPGQ, from the coding sequence GTGGTCGCACCGGCAACGACGAGTCAGGCCGCTACAGCGCCTGTCGGCTTCGAGTGCGAGTCGGAGGGGTTCCACGGCGACCCCGATGAGCCCCAGAAGTTCCACCGATGTGTCGACTTCGGGGATGGCACGTTCACGCAGTTCGACTTCTGGTGCAGCCCGGGCACCATCTGGGACCAGTCCCTTACGACGTGCAATCACCCTTGGGCCGTGTCGCCGGGGCAGTGA
- a CDS encoding DUF317 domain-containing protein yields the protein MAVSPAQRASYANDHHTKIPFETAPRHLAGPGDPRHITHALLAAGWTLTSAPGDPRIALTGPDEGRHHMVIDPFASGSWWRIHSVDWTWNASFGRMVPAEIIAGFTDRLLDGPRRGDTGPWEHMQKAGWSVDLRQDGTGEALSPDPRLPIRAELRPIFNDSPDHLAWRIEAKPEHSGPPIWQIWISGPVPDHLMAGLAEQLVSTAPVLRGMHDLDHYAARQENSPLTPEQAVEAHFSRIDAARARARTQRRTRLTTRLPAPAAAPASPASSRVSRP from the coding sequence GTGGCAGTAAGCCCCGCCCAGCGTGCCTCGTACGCCAACGACCACCACACGAAGATCCCTTTCGAGACGGCGCCCCGCCACCTCGCGGGGCCCGGTGACCCCCGCCACATCACCCACGCCCTGCTCGCTGCCGGATGGACCCTCACCTCGGCCCCCGGCGACCCCCGGATCGCCCTGACCGGTCCCGACGAGGGCCGGCACCACATGGTGATCGATCCGTTCGCCTCCGGCTCCTGGTGGCGGATCCACTCCGTCGACTGGACGTGGAACGCCTCCTTCGGCCGGATGGTCCCGGCGGAGATCATCGCCGGATTCACCGACCGTCTCCTCGACGGCCCGCGCCGAGGCGACACGGGGCCGTGGGAGCACATGCAGAAGGCGGGCTGGAGCGTAGACCTCCGCCAGGACGGAACCGGCGAGGCCCTCTCGCCCGACCCGAGGCTGCCGATCCGGGCCGAACTGCGCCCCATCTTCAACGACTCACCCGACCACCTCGCGTGGCGCATCGAGGCCAAGCCCGAGCACAGCGGTCCCCCGATCTGGCAGATCTGGATCAGCGGCCCGGTCCCGGACCACCTCATGGCCGGCCTGGCCGAGCAGCTCGTCTCCACCGCCCCCGTCCTGCGCGGCATGCACGACCTCGACCACTACGCCGCCCGGCAGGAGAACAGCCCGCTCACCCCGGAGCAGGCGGTCGAAGCCCACTTCTCCCGCATCGACGCCGCCCGGGCCCGGGCCCGCACCCAGCGCCGCACCCGCCTCACCACCCGCCTGCCGGCACCGGCCGCCGCCCCGGCAAGCCCGGCATCCTCCCGCGTATCCCGCCCCTGA
- a CDS encoding EF-hand domain-containing protein gives MPAAAAMSEKFDSLFAWFDQDGDGQLSGADFQATAAVFSRTARPGDDANVKAIHEAFGQWWDLLVEHADTDGDGLVSREEFRVVMQDSVTAPAHFESAVMRIADAVMDAFDTNGDGVLSLEEYVRLYDTLGVPREVSAPAFARIDLNGDGVVSHAEYRKAIVEFYLSTDPSAPGNYLLGPL, from the coding sequence ATGCCGGCTGCGGCTGCGATGAGTGAGAAGTTCGACTCCCTGTTCGCCTGGTTCGACCAGGACGGCGACGGGCAGCTGTCGGGGGCCGATTTCCAGGCCACGGCCGCGGTGTTCTCCCGGACGGCGCGGCCGGGCGACGATGCCAACGTGAAGGCCATCCACGAGGCGTTCGGCCAGTGGTGGGACCTGCTGGTCGAGCACGCGGACACCGACGGCGACGGACTGGTCTCCCGTGAGGAATTCCGCGTCGTCATGCAGGACAGCGTGACCGCCCCCGCGCACTTCGAGAGCGCCGTGATGCGGATCGCCGACGCGGTGATGGACGCCTTCGACACCAACGGGGACGGCGTGCTGTCCCTGGAGGAGTACGTGCGCCTCTACGACACCCTGGGCGTTCCCCGCGAGGTGTCCGCGCCGGCGTTCGCCCGGATCGACCTGAACGGCGACGGCGTCGTCAGCCACGCCGAGTACCGCAAGGCGATCGTGGAGTTCTACCTCAGCACCGACCCGAGCGCCCCGGGCAACTACCTCCTGGGCCCCCTGTGA
- a CDS encoding relaxase/mobilization nuclease translates to MTAEEALAEALGREISMAEGLTTEPGGTVVAHSNRQDHYTDEDETWSSATWADHLTDPSLEHPLASGPDGDRRAILHVTAHMHPLDRELSHAEWSEIGYRIARVAGIAPPGDDQACQWIAVQAQPGRLDVIANLIRLDGTWSAQPRRLLQTLVAEARKIEADLLLHSSHRQDSARQDPMTGLEHVVAPRVPTATGPLAGILRQLAAEQSGPIAAVRQLVEEVGRQAASLPGDQTDAAARDLFWAARRLYGLQEQLGEIASRLQPPAPPAALAPARPVQAPAASRVAAR, encoded by the coding sequence GTGACCGCCGAGGAAGCCCTCGCCGAGGCGCTCGGACGGGAGATCAGCATGGCCGAGGGCCTGACCACCGAGCCCGGTGGCACGGTGGTGGCCCACTCGAACCGGCAGGACCACTACACCGACGAGGACGAGACCTGGAGCTCGGCGACGTGGGCCGACCATCTCACCGACCCGTCGCTGGAGCACCCGCTCGCCTCCGGGCCCGACGGCGACCGGCGCGCAATCCTCCACGTCACCGCGCACATGCATCCGCTGGACCGGGAGCTGAGCCACGCCGAGTGGTCCGAGATCGGATACCGGATCGCCCGTGTCGCCGGTATCGCGCCACCCGGAGACGACCAGGCATGCCAGTGGATCGCGGTCCAGGCCCAGCCCGGCCGCTTGGACGTGATTGCCAACCTCATCCGCCTCGACGGCACCTGGAGTGCCCAGCCCCGACGCCTCCTGCAGACCCTGGTCGCCGAGGCACGGAAAATCGAGGCCGACCTCCTCCTGCATTCCAGCCACCGGCAGGACTCCGCACGCCAGGACCCGATGACCGGCCTGGAGCACGTAGTCGCCCCGCGGGTGCCGACCGCGACCGGCCCTCTCGCGGGAATCCTGCGGCAGCTCGCTGCCGAGCAGTCCGGCCCGATCGCCGCCGTGCGACAGCTCGTGGAGGAGGTCGGCCGGCAGGCCGCCTCGCTGCCCGGCGACCAAACCGACGCCGCCGCACGGGACTTGTTCTGGGCGGCCCGCCGCCTGTACGGGCTGCAGGAGCAGCTGGGCGAGATCGCCTCCCGACTCCAGCCTCCCGCGCCTCCGGCCGCCCTTGCGCCGGCCCGGCCGGTACAGGCGCCTGCCGCATCGCGGGTGGCGGCCCGGTGA
- a CDS encoding ATP-grasp domain-containing protein codes for MSHRPLVLVVAPGDDIYRGYCLRQVADAYDVAAITTGPLAWEQPHVVDHEIVGDFDDEAALLAAGQVLAARRPIAGVVTWAEAHLTAVARLAEHLGLATTSVESVRTCRDKAASRAAFARHGVPSAQSLAATSLDEALTAASTIGYPVVVKPASVGGSIGVIKAETQEDLADAYAFATRGVQLHGGDNTVVLVEEYLSGEEVSVECVTFQGVTTAVAVTRKELGAEPLFEETGHTLTAGDPLLTIVAPIAAAAVKATGTVNGIQHVELRLTSTGPRVIEVNGRIGGDWIGWAVWQATGLSLPQIAADLAVGWEPDLTPTRQQAVAIKVLYAPASGTLTQRAIANGFAETAGWVHGPAWLFEEGDEVLLPPEGDLDSARVGLFATHADTLELAVARRTVTANHIALAVTDSAQR; via the coding sequence TTGTCCCACCGCCCGCTCGTCCTGGTCGTCGCCCCGGGTGACGACATCTACCGCGGTTACTGCCTGCGCCAGGTGGCCGACGCCTACGACGTCGCCGCCATCACCACCGGCCCCCTCGCCTGGGAACAGCCCCACGTCGTCGACCACGAGATCGTCGGCGACTTCGACGACGAGGCCGCTCTCCTCGCCGCCGGACAGGTGCTCGCCGCACGCCGGCCGATCGCGGGCGTGGTGACCTGGGCCGAGGCCCACCTGACAGCGGTGGCCCGGCTGGCCGAACATCTCGGGCTGGCCACCACCAGCGTGGAGTCGGTACGGACCTGCCGGGACAAGGCCGCCAGCCGCGCCGCGTTCGCCCGCCACGGCGTACCGTCCGCCCAGTCCCTGGCCGCCACATCCCTGGACGAGGCCCTGACCGCGGCGAGCACCATCGGCTATCCGGTCGTCGTCAAGCCCGCCTCGGTCGGAGGCAGCATCGGCGTCATCAAGGCTGAGACCCAGGAAGACCTCGCCGACGCGTACGCCTTCGCCACCCGCGGCGTCCAGCTCCACGGCGGAGACAACACCGTCGTCCTGGTCGAGGAGTACCTGTCCGGCGAGGAAGTCAGCGTCGAGTGCGTCACGTTCCAGGGCGTGACCACCGCGGTGGCGGTGACCCGCAAGGAGCTCGGGGCGGAGCCGCTGTTCGAGGAGACCGGCCACACCCTCACCGCCGGCGACCCACTGCTGACCATCGTCGCGCCCATCGCCGCGGCGGCAGTAAAGGCCACCGGGACCGTAAACGGCATCCAGCACGTGGAGCTGCGGCTTACCTCCACCGGGCCGCGCGTGATCGAGGTCAACGGCCGGATCGGCGGGGACTGGATCGGCTGGGCGGTCTGGCAGGCCACCGGCCTGTCGCTGCCCCAGATCGCCGCCGACCTCGCCGTCGGCTGGGAGCCCGACCTCACCCCCACCCGGCAGCAGGCCGTCGCCATCAAAGTCCTCTACGCTCCCGCCTCCGGAACCCTGACCCAGCGGGCCATCGCCAACGGCTTCGCCGAGACCGCCGGGTGGGTGCACGGCCCGGCCTGGCTGTTCGAGGAAGGCGACGAGGTCCTCCTGCCGCCCGAGGGCGACCTCGACTCCGCACGGGTCGGCCTGTTCGCCACCCACGCCGACACCCTCGAACTCGCCGTCGCACGCCGTACGGTCACCGCGAACCACATCGCCCTCGCCGTCACGGACAGCGCACAGCGGTGA